In Desulfobacteraceae bacterium, a single genomic region encodes these proteins:
- a CDS encoding M23 family metallopeptidase: MHTIFWRPLVSGLVLLALTAPAAAIELKGQRVQGGLLIGRAAPGTTVAFQGRTLRLSPDGLFVIGFDRDAPLETVLTLRTADGGETRHPVRIAARSYDIQRIGGLPQRKVTPAPEDLKRIRREAALARTARERDDPRTDFARGFIWPVHGRISGVYGSQRILNGEPRRPHYGVDIAAPAGTPVKAPADGVVSLVHPDMFFSGRTLILDHGHGVSSTFLHLSAILVREGQAVRQGEVIARVGASGRVTGSHLDWRMNWFEQRIDPTLLVPPMPAGQRP; encoded by the coding sequence ATGCACACCATCTTTTGGCGCCCCCTGGTCTCTGGTCTGGTTCTGCTGGCCCTGACGGCGCCGGCAGCCGCTATCGAGCTGAAGGGCCAGCGGGTGCAGGGGGGCCTGCTGATCGGCCGGGCGGCGCCGGGGACCACGGTCGCCTTCCAGGGGCGCACCTTGCGCCTTTCGCCCGACGGGCTTTTCGTGATCGGCTTTGACCGTGATGCGCCGCTGGAAACCGTCCTCACCCTGCGCACCGCCGACGGCGGTGAAACACGCCACCCGGTGCGCATCGCCGCCCGCAGCTACGATATCCAGCGGATCGGCGGGCTGCCTCAGCGCAAGGTGACGCCGGCGCCCGAGGACCTCAAGCGCATCCGGCGGGAGGCGGCGCTGGCGCGCACGGCCCGCGAGCGCGACGACCCACGCACCGATTTCGCCCGGGGCTTCATCTGGCCGGTCCACGGCCGGATCTCGGGGGTTTACGGCAGCCAGCGGATTCTAAACGGCGAACCGCGCCGGCCCCACTACGGCGTCGACATCGCGGCCCCGGCCGGCACCCCGGTCAAAGCCCCGGCCGACGGGGTGGTCAGCCTGGTCCACCCGGACATGTTCTTCTCCGGCCGCACCCTGATCCTCGACCATGGCCACGGGGTGTCCTCTACATTTTTGCATTTGAGCGCCATCCTGGTGCGCGAGGGGCAGGCCGTTCGCCAGGGCGAGGTGATCGCCCGCGTGGGCGCCAGCGGGCGGGTCACCGGTTCCCACCTGGACTGGCGCATGAACTGGTTCGAGCAGCGCATCGACCCCACCTTGCTGGTGCCGCCCATGCCCGCCGGCCAGCGCCCCTGA
- a CDS encoding YceH family protein yields the protein MDISLDPVEARILGALIEKQMATPDYYPLTLNALIAACNQKTNRDPVMTLDEAAVIRGLDGLRRRRLVWQVKTQGSRVPKYEHNLKDTADFSVSELALLCELLLRGPQTAGELRARSARLLEFGGLAAVEHTLQRLIAHEQGPFAAELPRRPGHKENRFAHCFCPPEPEAERGEPVSAAAPGPGAASSEGIAALEQAVAGLRQALDDLRAEFLEFKRKFE from the coding sequence ATGGATATTTCGCTGGATCCCGTCGAAGCCCGCATCCTGGGGGCGCTGATCGAAAAGCAGATGGCGACCCCCGACTATTACCCGCTGACCCTGAACGCCCTGATTGCCGCCTGCAACCAGAAGACCAACCGCGACCCGGTCATGACCCTGGACGAGGCGGCCGTCATCCGGGGGCTGGACGGGCTGCGCCGCCGGCGGCTGGTCTGGCAGGTCAAGACCCAGGGCAGCCGCGTCCCCAAGTACGAGCACAACCTGAAAGACACGGCCGATTTTTCCGTAAGCGAACTCGCCTTGCTGTGTGAACTGCTCCTGCGCGGGCCCCAGACCGCCGGTGAACTGCGCGCGCGCAGCGCCCGGCTGCTGGAGTTTGGCGGCCTGGCCGCGGTGGAGCACACCCTGCAGAGGCTGATCGCCCACGAGCAGGGGCCGTTTGCGGCGGAACTCCCCCGCCGGCCGGGGCACAAGGAAAACCGTTTTGCCCACTGCTTCTGCCCACCGGAGCCGGAGGCAGAAAGGGGCGAACCCGTGTCGGCCGCCGCACCGGGGCCTGGCGCGGCTTCCTCCGAAGGGATCGCCGCGCTGGAACAGGCGGTTGCGGGTCTGCGGCAGGCGCTGGACGACCTGCGTGCGGAGTTTCTGGAATTCAAGCGCAAATTTGAGTAG
- a CDS encoding histidinol-phosphatase yields the protein MLVNAYPGFDCHIHSSFSDGCASLEAMARSAVARGLNGVVFTDHMPLPFENRYALAHRRLEAYRAEIQAVRRRMSGRLQVLMGLEMEYLPSHGAWSREIAQDPWDVLIASVHQLEEKGRRFLINGTAAEFVTALETGFGGDLRRLCEAYYRQSIAMVETGLFRILGHLDVLGKHNRNGRFFDESAPWYRELVAALLAAVGQAGMVVEINTGGLDHDVRSAYPGPRILAAIEKKGIPVCLSSDAHRPEDVARHFARFPTAAQQEP from the coding sequence ATGCTGGTGAATGCCTATCCCGGCTTCGACTGCCACATCCACAGCAGCTTTTCGGACGGTTGCGCGAGCCTCGAAGCCATGGCCCGCAGCGCCGTTGCCCGGGGTCTGAACGGTGTGGTGTTCACCGACCACATGCCGCTGCCCTTCGAAAACCGCTATGCCCTGGCGCATCGACGGTTGGAGGCCTATCGCGCCGAGATCCAGGCCGTGCGCCGGCGGATGAGCGGCCGCCTGCAGGTGCTGATGGGACTGGAGATGGAATACCTGCCTTCCCACGGCGCCTGGAGCCGAGAGATCGCCCAAGACCCCTGGGACGTCCTGATCGCATCGGTGCACCAGCTGGAAGAGAAAGGCCGGCGTTTCCTGATCAACGGCACTGCGGCGGAGTTCGTCACGGCCCTGGAAACCGGTTTCGGGGGGGACCTCCGGCGCCTCTGCGAGGCCTACTACCGACAGAGCATCGCCATGGTTGAAACCGGCCTGTTCCGCATCCTGGGCCACCTGGACGTCCTGGGCAAACACAACCGCAACGGACGCTTTTTCGACGAAAGCGCCCCCTGGTACCGGGAGTTGGTGGCCGCGCTGCTGGCGGCCGTCGGGCAGGCCGGAATGGTGGTGGAGATCAACACCGGCGGTCTGGACCACGACGTCCGCAGCGCCTACCCGGGCCCCCGGATTCTGGCGGCTATCGAGAAGAAGGGGATTCCCGTCTGCCTCTCCTCGGATGCCCACCGGCCGGAGGATGTCGCCCGCCACTTCGCGCGTTTCCCGACGGCGGCTCAGCAGGAGCCCTGA
- a CDS encoding DnaJ domain-containing protein: MDPSPNYYEFLEVDPAAPAAEIRHAYHRKLKEFHPDKNPQRQAEAEEITKVLNQAYHVLGDPGRRKTYDRMLRFAGGRDFEAYDEKGAFERKMQRATPVFGKVMAAVNDLYGLFRDAVAGRYRLDGITLGVIAAGLIYFLVPTDLVPDFIPLLGFMDDLAVLTTIINALQGELAAYRGWRKWHPRT; this comes from the coding sequence ATGGACCCATCACCCAACTACTACGAATTCCTGGAGGTCGATCCCGCAGCCCCCGCGGCAGAGATCCGGCATGCCTACCACCGCAAGCTCAAGGAGTTTCACCCTGACAAAAACCCCCAGCGGCAGGCCGAGGCAGAGGAGATCACCAAGGTCCTGAACCAGGCCTATCACGTCCTGGGCGATCCCGGGCGGCGCAAGACGTATGATCGGATGCTGCGGTTTGCGGGCGGGCGGGATTTCGAGGCGTATGACGAGAAGGGGGCTTTCGAACGCAAAATGCAGCGGGCCACGCCGGTCTTCGGCAAGGTCATGGCAGCGGTCAACGATCTGTATGGTCTTTTTCGGGATGCCGTCGCCGGCCGCTACCGGCTGGACGGGATCACCCTGGGGGTGATCGCAGCCGGCCTGATCTATTTCCTCGTCCCCACCGATCTGGTTCCCGACTTCATCCCGCTGCTGGGCTTCATGGATGACCTGGCCGTTTTGACCACCATCATCAACGCGCTGCAGGGTGAGCTGGCGGCCTACCGCGGTTGGCGCAAATGGCACCCGAGAACCTGA
- a CDS encoding efflux RND transporter periplasmic adaptor subunit, whose product MPHRVSCRYCLIALLALGLAMPMLSPAAAQPAAPVILKEVRRDRFVDRVEALGTLRANESVDLTATVSETVTDIHFEDGQRVARGDILAEMTSREEHALLEEALSTVTEAKSQYERVRPLAQRGSASQSLLEQRRREYETARARLQAIESRLRDRLVIAPFDGVVGLRNISVGTFIEPGDLITTLDDDSVMKLDFTVPAVHLATLRPGLPIEARSAAFTGREFQGTVTSIDSRIDPVTRSITGRAVLANPERELKPGLLMSLALLKNPRDVLVVPEEALIPSGQQNHVLVVDPNAPQPVAQQRPVTIGARRPGEVEIREGLEAGEFVVIHGTLRARPGQPVNVTAVAAGDESLQDLLTRAQGRTE is encoded by the coding sequence ATGCCCCATAGAGTCTCTTGCCGATACTGCCTGATCGCCCTGTTGGCCCTGGGGCTTGCCATGCCCATGCTGTCGCCGGCCGCCGCTCAGCCGGCAGCTCCCGTGATCCTCAAGGAAGTGCGCCGCGACCGCTTCGTGGATCGCGTGGAAGCTTTGGGCACCCTGCGCGCCAACGAGAGCGTCGATCTGACCGCGACGGTGTCCGAAACGGTGACCGACATCCATTTCGAAGATGGTCAACGGGTCGCCCGGGGGGACATCCTGGCGGAGATGACCAGCCGGGAGGAGCACGCCTTGCTGGAGGAGGCCCTCTCCACCGTCACCGAAGCCAAGAGCCAGTATGAGCGCGTGCGCCCCCTGGCCCAGCGCGGCTCGGCTTCCCAATCCCTGCTGGAGCAGCGGCGGCGCGAGTACGAGACGGCCCGGGCGCGGCTGCAGGCCATCGAATCCCGCCTGCGCGACCGCCTGGTCATCGCGCCGTTTGACGGTGTCGTGGGCTTGCGCAACATCAGCGTGGGGACCTTCATCGAGCCGGGGGACCTCATCACCACCCTGGACGACGACAGTGTGATGAAGCTGGACTTTACCGTGCCGGCGGTTCACCTGGCAACCCTGCGTCCGGGGCTGCCCATCGAAGCGCGGTCGGCCGCTTTTACCGGGCGCGAGTTCCAGGGCACGGTGACCAGCATCGACAGCCGCATCGACCCGGTGACGCGTTCCATCACCGGCCGGGCCGTGCTGGCAAACCCGGAGCGGGAGCTGAAGCCGGGGCTGTTGATGAGCCTCGCACTGCTCAAAAACCCCCGGGATGTTCTGGTCGTTCCGGAAGAGGCCCTGATCCCCAGCGGGCAGCAAAACCACGTCCTGGTGGTGGACCCGAACGCTCCGCAGCCGGTCGCCCAGCAGCGCCCGGTGACCATCGGCGCCCGCCGGCCGGGGGAGGTGGAAATCCGCGAGGGCCTCGAAGCCGGCGAATTCGTCGTGATCCACGGCACCCTCCGCGCCCGGCCGGGCCAGCCGGTGAACGTGACGGCCGTGGCCGCTGGCGACGAATCCCTGCAGGACCTGCTGACCCGGGCGCAGGGGAGGACCGAGTGA
- a CDS encoding efflux RND transporter permease subunit — translation MLLSDVSVKRPVFASVISLLLVIFGLVAFGRLPLREYPDIDPPVVSIDTRYPGAAANVVETQITQPIEERIAGVEGIAAISSSSEDGRSVVTVEFNTGRDVDGAANDIRDRVAGILDDLPEEAEAPEIQKVDSNEDVIMWLNLTSDRLGVPELTDYAERYLVDYFSVLDGVARVRVGGGQRYAMRIWLDRQAMAARNITVADVEDALRAENSELPAGSIESRQRQFTVRVQRAFRTAGDFAQLVIARGEDGHLVRMGDIARVQRGTEEDRTFFRGNGVSMVGIGIIKQSTANTIQVARAAKAEMERLNPTLPEGMTIAQSYDTSVFVEGAINEVYKTLAIAILLVVVVIYLFLGSVRATLVPAVTVPVSIVASFIVLYALDFSVNLLTLLALVLAIGLVVDDAIVVLENIFRRMAEKGESPLVAAYRGTRQVGFAVVATSLVLIAVFVPIAFLEGDVGRLFSEFALTMAAAVAFSSIVALSLSPMLASKILKRPSSGPPRGVAAGTDALFRWTRRRYRRLLNRSLKHPLPVVGLFVLLLVAAAWLLVQIPTEYAPQEDRGAFFVIVNGPEGASFAYMQEYMDEIERRLMPFVTSGEATRLLVRAPRTFANFENFNTGIVIFVLDDWDRRRSAWTIMEDVRARLAGLPGVRAFPVMRQGFGASIQKPLQFVLGGGTYAELAQWRDILLERIAADNPGLVGIDWDYKETKPQLQVSIDYDRAADLGVTVGTIGRTLETLLGSRRLTTYIDAGEVYDVILEGTREAQRTPTDLQHIFVRSDRSNELIPLSNFVEVAELADSGTLNRYNRVRAITLEANLADGLALGEALAYLEGLAREHLPENVIIDYKGQSQDYKFSSRSILFVFLLGILVVFLVLAAQFESYINPLVIMLTVPLAIAGGLLGIYVTGATLNLYSQIGLIMLVGLAAKNGILIVEFANQLRGQRMSFHRAILTAAEVRLRPIVMTGVTTAAGAVPLILSAGAGAETRMVIGTVVLAGVLSATFFTLFVVPVAYGLLSRRSRIPGEVARRLEREQAALGRGLAN, via the coding sequence ATGCTGCTCTCCGACGTTTCGGTCAAACGCCCGGTCTTCGCCTCGGTGATCTCCCTGCTGCTGGTGATCTTCGGCCTGGTGGCCTTCGGGCGGCTGCCCCTGCGGGAGTACCCGGACATCGACCCGCCGGTGGTCTCCATCGACACCCGCTATCCCGGTGCGGCGGCCAATGTCGTCGAAACCCAGATCACCCAGCCGATCGAGGAGCGCATCGCGGGCGTCGAGGGCATCGCCGCGATTTCCTCCAGCAGCGAGGACGGACGGTCCGTGGTGACGGTGGAGTTCAACACCGGCCGGGATGTGGACGGAGCGGCCAACGATATCCGCGACCGGGTCGCGGGCATCCTGGACGACCTGCCCGAGGAGGCCGAAGCGCCCGAAATCCAGAAGGTGGATTCCAACGAAGACGTGATCATGTGGCTGAACCTGACCAGCGACCGCCTGGGCGTGCCGGAGTTGACCGATTACGCCGAGCGCTACCTGGTAGACTATTTCAGCGTCCTGGACGGCGTCGCCCGGGTGCGGGTCGGCGGCGGTCAGCGCTATGCCATGCGGATCTGGCTGGACCGGCAGGCCATGGCGGCCCGCAATATCACGGTGGCCGACGTCGAGGACGCCCTGCGGGCCGAAAACTCGGAGCTGCCGGCGGGCAGCATCGAATCACGCCAGCGGCAGTTCACGGTGCGCGTCCAGCGCGCCTTTCGCACCGCCGGGGACTTCGCCCAGCTGGTCATCGCCCGGGGGGAGGACGGACACCTGGTGCGCATGGGGGACATCGCCCGGGTGCAGCGGGGCACCGAAGAGGACCGCACCTTCTTCCGGGGCAACGGTGTCTCCATGGTGGGAATCGGTATCATCAAGCAATCCACGGCCAACACGATCCAGGTGGCGCGCGCCGCCAAGGCGGAAATGGAGCGCCTCAACCCGACCCTGCCCGAGGGCATGACCATCGCCCAGAGCTACGACACGTCGGTTTTCGTGGAAGGCGCCATCAACGAGGTCTACAAAACCCTGGCCATCGCCATCCTCCTGGTGGTGGTGGTGATCTACCTCTTTCTGGGCAGCGTCCGGGCCACCCTGGTTCCCGCGGTGACCGTGCCGGTTTCCATCGTCGCCAGTTTCATCGTGCTCTATGCCCTCGATTTTTCGGTCAACCTGCTGACCCTCCTGGCGCTGGTCCTGGCCATCGGGCTGGTGGTGGACGACGCCATCGTGGTTCTGGAGAACATCTTCCGGCGCATGGCCGAAAAAGGCGAATCCCCGCTGGTGGCGGCATACAGGGGCACCCGCCAGGTGGGCTTTGCGGTGGTTGCCACCTCGCTGGTGCTGATCGCGGTCTTCGTTCCGATCGCGTTTCTGGAGGGCGACGTGGGCCGCCTGTTTTCCGAGTTCGCCCTGACCATGGCGGCGGCCGTGGCCTTTTCCAGCATCGTGGCCCTCAGCCTCTCCCCGATGCTGGCCTCGAAGATCCTGAAAAGGCCCTCCAGCGGCCCTCCCCGCGGCGTCGCGGCGGGGACCGACGCCCTCTTCCGGTGGACGCGCAGGCGCTACCGCCGCCTGCTCAACCGCAGCCTGAAGCACCCCCTGCCAGTTGTCGGGCTCTTTGTCCTGCTGCTGGTGGCAGCGGCCTGGCTCTTGGTTCAAATTCCCACCGAATACGCCCCCCAGGAGGACCGGGGCGCATTTTTCGTGATCGTCAACGGTCCCGAGGGGGCCTCTTTCGCCTACATGCAGGAGTACATGGACGAAATCGAGCGCCGCCTGATGCCATTCGTCACCAGCGGCGAGGCCACCCGGCTGCTGGTGCGGGCCCCGCGCACCTTCGCCAACTTCGAGAACTTCAACACCGGGATCGTGATTTTCGTTCTGGATGACTGGGACCGCCGCCGGTCCGCCTGGACCATCATGGAGGACGTGCGCGCCCGCCTGGCCGGTCTTCCGGGGGTGCGAGCCTTCCCGGTCATGCGCCAGGGCTTCGGGGCTTCCATCCAGAAACCGCTGCAGTTCGTGCTCGGCGGCGGCACCTACGCCGAACTAGCCCAGTGGCGGGATATCCTGCTGGAACGGATCGCGGCCGACAACCCGGGGCTGGTGGGGATCGACTGGGACTACAAGGAGACCAAACCGCAGCTGCAGGTCAGCATCGACTACGACCGCGCCGCCGATCTGGGGGTGACCGTCGGCACCATCGGCCGGACCCTGGAAACGCTGCTGGGCTCCCGGCGGCTGACCACCTACATCGATGCAGGCGAGGTCTACGACGTGATCCTGGAGGGGACGCGTGAGGCCCAGCGCACCCCCACCGACCTGCAGCACATCTTTGTCCGCTCCGACCGCAGCAACGAATTGATCCCCCTCTCCAACTTCGTGGAAGTGGCGGAACTGGCCGATTCCGGCACCCTCAACCGCTACAACCGGGTGCGCGCCATCACCCTGGAGGCCAACCTGGCCGATGGCCTGGCCCTGGGCGAGGCCCTGGCCTATTTGGAAGGCCTGGCCCGGGAGCACCTGCCGGAAAACGTCATCATCGACTACAAGGGGCAGTCCCAGGACTACAAGTTCTCGTCGCGGTCGATCCTCTTCGTCTTCCTGCTGGGCATCCTGGTGGTGTTTCTGGTGCTGGCGGCGCAATTTGAAAGCTACATCAACCCCCTGGTGATCATGCTGACGGTGCCCCTGGCCATCGCCGGGGGTCTCTTGGGGATTTACGTGACCGGCGCCACCTTGAACCTCTACAGCCAGATCGGGCTGATCATGCTGGTGGGCCTGGCGGCCAAAAACGGAATCCTGATCGTGGAGTTCGCCAACCAGCTGCGGGGTCAGCGGATGAGTTTTCACCGCGCCATTCTTACGGCCGCCGAAGTCCGCCTGCGCCCCATCGTCATGACCGGGGTGACCACCGCCGCCGGCGCTGTGCCCCTGATCCTGTCCGCCGGCGCCGGGGCCGAAACCCGGATGGTGATCGGCACGGTGGTCCTGGCAGGGGTCCTGTCGGCCACCTTTTTCACCCTCTTCGTGGTGCCGGTGGCCTACGGCCTGCTTTCCCGGCGAAGCCGGATCCCCGGCGAGGTCGCCCGCCGTCTGGAACGCGAGCAGGCTGCGCTGGGCCGGGGGCTGGCCAATTAG
- a CDS encoding TMEM198/TM7SF3 family protein, with amino-acid sequence MIWTSVVVGLLLLVLGRKLFWLFVAGIGFFAGLHLGQQFWGLHSEILILVFSLGLGVLGALIALVFQRLAVGLAGFGAGGVSVLNLLALWGPLPAPWAWGAILLGGVLGAVLLYLLFDWGLILISSLAGASLVVQAVELGPALEAGGFLVLLAGGVLIQARLMRARGGWRE; translated from the coding sequence ATGATCTGGACCTCGGTGGTGGTGGGGCTGTTGCTGCTGGTCCTGGGCCGCAAGCTGTTCTGGCTGTTCGTGGCGGGTATCGGGTTTTTCGCCGGTCTTCACCTGGGCCAGCAGTTCTGGGGGCTGCACTCCGAAATTCTGATTCTGGTTTTTTCGCTGGGGCTCGGGGTGTTGGGGGCGCTGATCGCTCTGGTGTTTCAGCGGCTGGCGGTCGGTCTGGCCGGTTTTGGGGCTGGGGGTGTGAGCGTGCTGAACCTCCTGGCGCTTTGGGGGCCTCTGCCCGCGCCGTGGGCCTGGGGGGCCATTCTCCTTGGTGGGGTCCTGGGCGCGGTGCTTCTCTACCTGCTCTTCGACTGGGGCCTGATCCTGATCTCCTCTCTCGCCGGCGCCTCGCTGGTGGTCCAGGCGGTGGAGCTCGGCCCGGCCCTGGAGGCCGGTGGCTTTTTGGTTCTATTGGCCGGTGGGGTGCTCATCCAGGCGCGCTTGATGCGCGCCCGCGGCGGGTGGCGGGAATAG
- the recQ gene encoding DNA helicase RecQ produces the protein MTPQDVLHKFFGYDSFREHQREVIAQVLAGGDAFVLMPTGSGKSLCFQIPAIIREGVGLVVSPLIALMQDQVAGLRQNGLRADFLNSSLAPESAAAVAARALAGETDLLYVAPERLISERFQEFLSRLRIALFAIDEAHCVSQWGHDFRPEYLQIASVTRRFAGVPRIALTATADAATRQEILEKLELKAAAQFLSSFDRPNICYRVALKENGRQQVLRFIQAEHPADTGIVYCRSRKRVDDLAAWLAAKGIKAVAYHAGIDAAERSRRQQRFAREEVIVVVATIAFGLGIDRPDVRFVVHFDVPTSMEAYYQETGRAGRDGSPSDAWMLYSLADVVAVRQMLARSEGDERFKLVQQRKLEAVLGYCETTACRRQVLLRYFGETLDAPCGNCGTCREAPETWDGTVAAQKALSAVYRTGQRFGAAYLVDVLLGKENERIRRFGHHRLKTFGVGRELSATEWRSVFRQLMAAGYLTVEMSERTGYRLSEKSRPVLTGEEKIRLRKDRHPPKAAKPRDPQAATVAAALDGPAAELWEVLRRLRLEIAKELELPAYVIFHDKTLREMAVSRPASREDLLAIGGVGEAKADRYGERFLAAIRGDAPNGG, from the coding sequence ATGACTCCCCAGGATGTGCTGCACAAGTTTTTCGGCTACGATAGCTTCCGTGAGCATCAGCGCGAGGTGATCGCCCAGGTGCTGGCCGGCGGCGACGCCTTTGTGCTGATGCCCACCGGCAGCGGCAAATCCCTCTGCTTTCAGATTCCGGCGATCATCCGGGAGGGCGTCGGCCTGGTGGTCTCGCCGCTGATCGCGCTGATGCAGGATCAGGTGGCGGGGTTGCGCCAAAACGGGTTGCGGGCCGATTTCCTGAATTCGAGCCTGGCGCCGGAGTCGGCCGCGGCGGTTGCGGCGCGTGCTCTGGCCGGTGAGACCGACCTGCTCTACGTGGCGCCCGAGCGGCTGATAAGCGAGCGCTTCCAGGAATTTCTCTCCCGGTTGCGGATCGCCCTCTTCGCCATCGACGAGGCCCACTGCGTCTCCCAGTGGGGGCACGATTTCCGACCGGAGTATCTTCAGATCGCCAGCGTGACCCGCCGCTTTGCCGGGGTGCCGCGAATTGCGCTGACGGCCACCGCCGATGCCGCCACCCGCCAGGAGATCCTCGAAAAGCTGGAGCTGAAGGCGGCCGCCCAGTTCCTGTCCAGCTTCGACCGGCCCAACATCTGCTACCGGGTGGCGTTGAAGGAAAACGGCCGGCAGCAGGTGCTGCGCTTCATCCAGGCCGAGCACCCGGCCGATACCGGGATTGTCTACTGCCGCAGCCGCAAGCGGGTGGACGACCTGGCGGCCTGGCTGGCGGCCAAGGGCATCAAAGCCGTCGCCTACCACGCGGGCATCGATGCGGCCGAGCGCAGCCGGCGGCAGCAGCGCTTCGCCCGCGAGGAGGTCATCGTGGTGGTCGCCACGATCGCCTTCGGCCTGGGTATCGACCGGCCGGATGTGCGCTTCGTGGTGCACTTCGACGTGCCCACCAGCATGGAGGCCTATTATCAGGAGACCGGCCGGGCCGGGCGCGACGGGTCTCCCAGCGACGCCTGGATGCTCTATTCGCTGGCCGACGTGGTGGCCGTGCGCCAGATGCTCGCCCGATCCGAGGGCGACGAGCGCTTCAAGCTGGTTCAGCAGCGCAAGCTGGAAGCGGTCCTGGGCTACTGCGAAACCACCGCCTGCCGGCGGCAGGTGCTGCTGCGCTATTTCGGCGAAACCCTAGACGCGCCCTGCGGCAACTGCGGCACCTGCCGGGAGGCGCCCGAAACCTGGGACGGGACCGTGGCCGCCCAGAAGGCGCTTTCGGCGGTCTACCGCACCGGCCAGCGCTTCGGCGCCGCCTACCTGGTGGATGTGCTGCTGGGAAAGGAAAATGAGCGCATCCGGCGCTTCGGCCACCACCGCCTGAAGACCTTCGGGGTGGGGCGGGAGCTCTCGGCCACGGAGTGGCGCTCGGTCTTCCGGCAGCTGATGGCCGCGGGCTACCTCACGGTGGAGATGTCCGAACGCACCGGTTACCGCCTGAGCGAGAAAAGTCGGCCGGTACTAACGGGTGAAGAAAAGATCCGCCTGCGCAAAGACAGGCACCCGCCCAAGGCCGCCAAGCCGCGCGACCCCCAGGCCGCAACGGTAGCTGCGGCACTGGACGGTCCGGCCGCGGAGCTCTGGGAGGTTCTGCGCCGCCTGCGCCTTGAGATCGCAAAGGAGCTGGAGCTGCCGGCCTACGTGATCTTCCACGACAAGACCCTGCGGGAGATGGCCGTCAGCCGCCCGGCCAGCCGGGAAGACCTGCTGGCCATCGGCGGGGTGGGCGAGGCTAAGGCCGACCGTTACGGCGAGCGGTTTCTGGCGGCCATCCGGGGGGATGCGCCAAACGGCGGCTGA
- a CDS encoding universal stress protein, producing MVHKPRIQKILVATDLSETATQALAYAAGLAEICQATVTVLHVIEKLPPNAELLLTAFLGLGDVSELRRQNQETLIAGIKAGIERFCTEAGDQIAACRFILHEVIVEPGKAAERILEHAATGAYDLLVVGNRGHGLVQEALMGGTSRKVVRDCPIPVLVIPAAP from the coding sequence ATGGTTCACAAACCCCGGATCCAAAAGATTCTGGTGGCCACCGACCTCTCCGAAACCGCCACCCAGGCCTTGGCCTATGCCGCCGGCTTGGCGGAGATCTGCCAGGCGACCGTCACGGTATTGCACGTGATCGAGAAGCTGCCGCCCAACGCCGAATTGTTGTTGACCGCGTTTTTGGGTCTGGGGGATGTTTCGGAGTTGCGGCGCCAGAACCAGGAGACGCTGATCGCGGGGATCAAAGCCGGCATCGAGCGCTTTTGCACCGAGGCCGGGGACCAGATAGCGGCCTGCCGCTTCATCCTGCATGAAGTCATCGTGGAGCCCGGCAAGGCGGCCGAGCGCATCCTGGAGCACGCCGCCACGGGGGCCTACGATCTGTTGGTGGTGGGCAACCGCGGCCACGGCCTGGTGCAGGAGGCGCTGATGGGGGGCACCTCGCGCAAGGTGGTGCGCGACTGCCCGATACCGGTTCTGGTCATACCGGCGGCCCCCTGA